The stretch of DNA GGTCCTGGTCTGCGGAAACGGCGGATCCATGGCGGACAGCTTGCACATCAGCGGCGAGCTGGTGTCGCGTTTCAAGGTCGAACGGCAAGGCCTGCCGGTTATTGCGCTGGGCATCAACCTGGCGGCCTCGACGGCCTGGAGCAACGACTACTCCTATGAGACCCAGTTCGCCCGCGAGGTCGAGGCTTTCGGGACCGAGGGCTCAACCATCATCGGTCTGTCCACCAGCGGCAACTCGAGCAACGTTATTGCCGCCTTCGAAACGGCCCGGCAAATGGGCATGAAGACCATAGCTCTGACGGGCAAGGGCGGCGGTAAGCTGGCCGATCTCGCCGACGTCTTGCTGGCGGTCCCCTTAAGCGACACGCCGCGTGTCCAGGAGGCGCACGTCGCCTGCTACCACTACCTCTGCATGGAAGTTGAGAAGGCCATTGTTTGAAACCGGGCGCTCCTAAGCCGCATTTTCCTGCAGCCAATCGATGGTCATGCGTAGCCCTTCGCGCAGGCTCACCCTGGGGCGCCAACCCAGCTCGAGTATTCGCGTGGAGTCGAGCTGTTTTCTCGGCATTCCATCGGGCTTTTCGGTCGCGTAGTGGAATCCGCCGGAATAGCCGACCTCGGAGGCGACCAATTGCGCCAGCTCCGAGATGCTGACGCTTTCCCCCGCGCCGATATTGATGACGTCCTCGGCGCTGTAATGTTCCATAAGGAAGATCAGCGCGCGCGCCGCGTCGTCGACGTAAAGGAACTCGCGTCGCGGCCTCCCGGTGCCCCAGATCTCGACTGGGCCACCGCTCTTTCGCGCCTCGGTGATTTTGCGAATCATGGCCGGCACGACATGGCTGGCGGCCGGATCGCAATTGTCACCTGGACCGAACAGATTGGTTGGGACGACCACGATGAAATCGTCACCGTACTGTCGTCGGTAGGCCTGGCACAGCTTGATGCCGGCGATCTTCGCCACCGCGTACCACTGGTTGGTCGGTTCGAGCGGACCGGTCAGCAAGTCGGCTTCCGCCATTGGCTGCTTGGCCAGCCTAGGGTAGATACACGACGAACCGAGGAACATCAGCTTGCCGGTGCTTGCGAGGTGCGCGCCATGCACGATGTTGTGCACGATCGCCAGGTTGTCATGGATGAAGTCGGCCGGCCGGGTGTCATTGGCCAGGATACCGCCGACCGTGGCCGCGCTGACGAAAATGGCATCGGGCCGATTGGCATCGATCCATGCCTCGGTATCGCTTTGGCGGCGCAGGTCGAGTTCGTCGCGGCCGACGGTCAGAATTCGGCAGTTCCTCGTCTCCAGCTCACGTACAAGGGCTGACCCGACCATTCCGCGATGGCCGGCCACCCAGACGCGCTTGCCCGACAGGTCGAACAGCTTCTCGGCCATGGGTCACACGTTGCCGTAGCGGCTGTCGCGGATCATGACATAGCCCTTGATGAGTTCTTCGATGCCGGCGTCGAGTGAGTGTTCCGGCTTGAAGCCTGTGCTCTCGATCTTCTCGTTGGACACGATATAGTCGCGTTTGTCCGGGTCCTCGCCGATCGGGGCCTCCAAGACCTGGAAGGCCGGGATGCGCTTCCGAATCCGCTCGCACAATTCCAGCTTCGACAGGTTTGCGTCGGACAGCCCGACGTTGTAAGGCTCGTCCTTCATGCTTTCGAAATTGTCGATACCGTGCAGAAAAACGCGGGCGACGTCGCGGACGTGAACATAGTTGCGCTTGAAATGGGCCTCGAACAGCACGACGGCACGGTCATAGACGGCGCGGTAGACGAAGTCGTTCACCAGGAGATCGATGCGCATTCGCGGGGCCATGCCGAATACGGTGGCCAGACGGAAGCTGATGGCGTTGCCGCGGTCCAGCACCGCCGATTCCGCCTCGACCTTGGTCTTGCCGTAAGTCGAAATCGGCAGCAGCGGCGTGTCCTCGGTACAGTACTTACCGGCCTCGCCGATGCCGTAACCTGAATTTGTGGTTGGTATCAGGATCCGCTGCTCCTTCGACAGCATCCTTGTCAGCATGACGACGGCGTCTCGGTTGGTCGTCACCGTGGCGATCTCATCGTCGCGGCAAAGCGGAGCCCCCACCAAGGCGGCCAGGGGGATCACGATATCGGCTTTGCTTATCAGCGGCCTAAGCACAGCCTCCGATCGCGCATCGCCCTTGACGACCGTGAAGTTCGAATCCGCGCAGCTGCTGGCCAGAGAGTTCTGCTTGAACATGAAATTGTCGAGCACGGTGACCCGGTGGCCCGCCATCAGCATCTCGGGGACCATGATCGAGCCCAGATAGCCCGCGCCTCCAGTAATCAGTACATTCAGTTTCGCGACCATCGCATTCCCTCTTGTCGCCGTTCGCTTCTATGTTCGCCTGAGGGTCCTCAAGAGGTCAGCAGGCCGCATCCAGCACTTCGCGCAGCCGGTGGATCTGCGGCGAGAGGTCGTAGGGGTGGTTGCCGACGAAGAAACCATAGTCATGCGCGATGTGGGCGTTCTCGATTTCGCCGACCGTGTCATAGTCGTAGTACTTCAAGACATCGTGACGCAAAAAGCAGCCGCCGGTGATGATGCGGAAGCCGATGTCGGATTCTGTAAGGGCGGCAAAGACCTTACGCCGGTCGATATCCTTGCCTGGATTCAAGACGATCGTGAAGGCAAAAGCTGAACTCTTGCCATTTTCCTTCTGGATGATGAAGCGGTCGTCGCCGCCGAACAGCTCCTGGAACAGGGCCCAGTTCGCCCGGCGCTTGGCGGTCATGCCGGGCAGCTTCTTGAGCTGCTCAAGGCCGACGGCGCCCGACATCTCAAGCGGCCGCAGATTGTAACCCGGCAGGATGAAGCGATAAGCCTCGAACCGGTCGTCGCCGCCGCGTTCGTACAGCGGGGTGTCGTCGGGCAGGTCGCGGGTCCACCCATGGGCACGAATCGACCGGCATAGGTGCGCCAGCTCCATGTCGTCGGTCAGAACCATGCCACCTTCCATGGTGGAGATGTGGTGCGAGAAAAAGAAGCTGAAGGTGTTTATCTCGCCGAAAGTCCCGGTTTTTCTGCCGCCGAGTTCGGCATCCATCGACTCGCAGTTGTCCTCGAACAGGTAGAGGCCATGCTCGTCACAGAAGGCGCGCATCACATCCAGGGCGGCCGGATTGCCCAGGATGCTGACCGCCATCACGGCCTTGGTCTTCGGCGTCAGCGCCGCCTCGAGCTTGGAGACGTCGACATTCAAGGACTCGAGCTCGACATCGAGGAAACGAAGCTTCAGGCCGAACTGCTGCAAGGGATGATATGTCGTACTCCACGAGATCGCCGGCACAATCACCTCATCGCCGCGCTTCAGCGGGTTGTCCTTCTTGTAGGTCAGGGCGGCCACGCCGGCGAGGTTGGCCGAGGAGCCGGAGTTGACCATCACGCCGTGGGCCTTGCCGAAGTAGGCGGCGAACGTCTGCTCGAACTGCGCCACACACTTGCCCATGGTGAAGAAGCCGGAGTCGATGACACGATGTATGGCATCGATTTCCTCCTGGCCCCAAGAGGAGGAGGCGAGGTCATAGAACATTGGCGATCGGGTCCTTTAGACAGTTCTCTCGTCACATGGATGGGTTCAGCCGTTTCGCCGCAGCCGCCGGCACCTGGCTAGAACGGTCCCTTGAACTCGGCTTGGTAGGCGAGTTGGCACGCCTCTTCCGGCGGCGCCCAATGACCCTCCTCGGGACGGACCATTTTGTGGGCCGCAGTAGCGATCGTCGCCGGGTTCGCATAGAAGAGGCGCTCCAGCGCCGGTGTGGTCGGACAAGTGGTCGGCGCAAAGCCCATCCGGTGCACCTGGAGGGGCTGCTCGGGCCCCAGCATTTCGCAGACGCGGGCAACGATTTCGGCGCTGGCGCCGCAGCTTGTCCAGGCGTTGTCGACCACGAGCAAGCGCCCGGTCTTGCGCACAGAGTCCGCAATGGTCTCGACATCCAGTGGGATCAGCGAGATCGGATCGATGACCTCGGCTTTGATACCGACGTCGGCCAGCAGGTCGCGGGCGCGCAGGGCTTCCATGACCATGTTCGATACGCCGACGATACTAATATCGTCGCCTCTGGTGATCACGCGGGCCTCGCCGAACTCGACGGTATAGGGGGTTTCCGGCACATAGGCCTCGGTGAAGTACAGCAGCCTGTGCTCCACGAACATGACTGGGTTGTTGTCGCGGATCGCCGCGATGAGGCAGCCCTTCGCATCATGCGCATTTGAGGGCGCCACGACCTTCAAGCCGGGCACGTGCATGAACATCGCGTGCAGGCCCTGCGAATGCTGGGCGCCTTGTCCCCACGACTTGCCGATCATGCTCCGCACCACCAGTGGCACATTGACCTGACCGCCGTACATGTAGTGGCTCTTGGCCGCGATGTTCACAAGCTGGTTCATGCAGAGCATCATGAAATCCATGCGAATATGCACGTGAATCGGCCGCATGCCCGCCATGGCGGCGCCAATCGCCACACCGGTCATGGCGTCTTCCGACAACGGCGTCGTGAAAACGCGCTCGGACCCAAACCTTTCGAGCAAACCGCTGGTGGAGCCCTGTATCGCCTTATGGTCGTCGACATCCAGACCCATCACAAAGACAGAGGGATCGGCTGCCATCTCCTGACAGGCGGCTTCGGCGAGGGCGTCGACATAGCGAAGAAGGCGCTGGGAGCTATTCCGCGAAGACATGGGTCATAAGCTCCTGCGGTTCTGGGAAGGGACTATTTTCGGCGAAGTCGAAGGCTTCGCGAATCTGTTCTTCGATGGCAACGTCAATGGCCTCGCGCTGGGATTGTGGAACCATCCCGGCAAGCCAGGTCAGTTGGTCGTTGGCGATCCAGGAGTCGGCCTCGTCTCGGGAGCGATAGCCGGCGGCGAAGTCCTCGTTGGGGCCGACGTGTTCCTTCCAGCGGTAGGCATGGACTTCCAGGAAAGCAGGGCCGTTGCCCGAACGGACGTGCTCGACTGCCTTCGCCGCCGCTTCCCGGACGGAAAAAATTTCACCATCGGCCACGCGCTGGGCCTTCACGCCGAAGCTTTGCATCCGCTCGACCAAGGCATTCCTTGCCCAGCGCTTCGAAAGCGGCTCGTGGATCGCATAGAAGTTGTTCTCACAGACAAAAAGGACCGGCAATCCGTGCAACGAGGCAAAATTGACCGTTTCGTAAAAGCAACCTTCCTCCGTCGCACCGTCGCCGAAGAAACAGACCGCGATCCGGTCCCCGCCTAGGCGCTTCAGGGCGAGCGCGACGCCCGCTGTGTGCGGTATGTGCGTGGCGACGACCGCTGAGGCCCCGAGGACGTTGTTGTCGGCAGCAATCAAGTGCATCGACCCGCCCTTGCCGCCGGCGCAGCCGCCGGACTTGCCGTACAGCTCCGCAATCATGCGCTTGAGCGAGCCGCCCCGCGCCAGGTAGACGGCATGGCCGCGATAGGAGCCGCCGCAGACGTCGTCCGCCCGTAGGACATCGCTCACTGCCACGGTCACGAACTCCTGCCCGATCGAAAGGTGAACAGGGGACTTGATGTCGTCGCTTGGATAGACCCGAGCGATCTCCTCTTCAACCCGCCGAATGTAGCGGAGCATTTGATACAGGCGGATTGCCAAGCCTTCGCAAGACCCCTGCTTGGTTTCCACGTTTATTACCTCCGTTTTCGCAATAACAGTGATGACGATTTTCGATATCGGCACTGCCCTTGTGTCATCTGCTCGTAGTCAAGTACCTTGGAAGACGGAAGGACGGGCGATCGTGAGGACATACGAGGAAACCTCACGACGCGCAATATCAGATCAAAGCCCGGCGCCGCCGATCTCACATTCTCACTCGGAATGCCGCACGCCACACCGAAAACACAGTTCGCCGCCTAGATGAGCCTGGATTGACGAAAATTCATCGAGTTCTCACGGGGGGTATGGAATTTTGGTCAAGGCTGGCTAGACTGCTGCCTCGCCAGCCCACGCTACGAGAGAACAATTGGAGTGATTTCCAGCATGCCAGAACCGCTTGATCTCATTTTGATCAATCCCGGTGGTCGAGAGAAGATCTATCAAGACCTTGGCGCAGATTTGACGGCGGTCGAACCCCCCTTGTGGTGCCGGTTGATCGGCGGGTACGTGCGGGATCGCGACTACAGCATCGAAATCCTCGATTCCGAGGCGCTGAACCTGGGGGCGGAGAAGATTGCCGAAATCGTCGTGCAGAAACAACCGCGTCTTGTTGGGCTGGTCGTGTTCGGTCACCAGCCCTCGGCCTCGACTCAGCAGATGGTGGGCGCGCGTGACGCATGCCAGGCGATAAAACAGTGGGACGCCGAGCTGCCGGTCGTCATCGTCGGTGGCCATGTCTCTGCTCTGCCTGAGAAGACGCTGCGTGAAGAGCCGGTGGATTTCGCCTGCAAAGGCGAAGGTCCGGTCACCATCGTGCAGCTCTTGGAGATGCTGGGAAAGCCCGCGGAGCAGCGGGAGTTGACGAAGGTCGCCGGGTTGGTATGGCACGACACCGAAAATGACAAGGTGGTCATCAACCCGCCTGCGCCCCTAATCACGGACCTGGACACCGATCTTCACGGCCAGGCTTGGGATTTGCTGCCGATGGAGCTCTATCGCGCGCACAACTGGCAATGCTTCGACGACTTGTCGCGCCGCAAGCCGTACGCCTCGATATATACTTCGCTTGGCTGCCCCTACAAATGCACCTTCTGTTGCATCAACGCTCCGTTCGATATCAACCGGTATCGCATGCGCAGCCCACAAGCGGTGATCGCCGAGATCGATCATCTTCACGCCACCTATGGGGTGAAAACCTTCAAGATCATAGATGAGATGTTCGTGCTCAATCATCGGCACGTGAAGGCGATCTGCGAAGGTCTTGCGGCGAAGCCCTATGCGAGGGAGCTGAACATCTGGGCCTATGCGCGCGTGGACACCGTCAAGGAGAGCATGCTCGACCTACTGCGGTCGGCCGGTATCCGCTGGCTGGCGCTGGGGATAGAATCTGGGTCTGCGCATGTGCGGGACGGCGCCGAAAAGTCGTTCGCGCAGGACGAGATTCGCGACATTGTCCGCAAGATTCAAATGCACGACATTGCCGTTATCGGGAACTACATCTTCGGTCTTCCCGACGACGATCTGAAGAGCATGCGCGAGACCCTGGACTTGGCCAAAGAGCTAAACTGCGAGTTCGCCAATTTTTATTCCGCGATGGCCTATCCGGGGTCGCCACTCTACGCGATGGCGGTTCAGCACGGATGGGAGCTGCCGGATTCATGGAGCGGATTCTCGCAGCATTCCTACGACTGTAAGCCTTTGCCGACAGAAAAGATCTCGTCCGTCGAGGTGCTCGAGTTTCGCGACAAGGCGTTCCACGAGTATTTCAGAAGCACGCGATACTTGGAAATGATCACCCAGAAGTTTGGCCACGGGGTACGGGACCATCTGGAGATCATGTCGAGGACCAAGCTGCGTCGAAAGCTGGTGGAGGAGATGGCCCAAGAGGCGGTCTGAAGAACAAGGGGGATTCATTTGCAGGCCCGACTCGATGAGATATCGATAGCAATTCTGGCTGGTGGACTGGGAACGCGCTTGCGTTCCCTTTTGCCGGACCGGCCGAAGGTGCTGGCGCCGATTGGAACGGGTCTGTTCATCGATGTGCTGCTGGACTGGCTCGAGGCCCAAGGAGCTAAACGCGTGGTGTTTCTCTTGGGCCACCGCGCCGAGCAGGTGACGAGCCATTTGTCGGCCGCGTCGCGGCCCGCACTGACCATTGAAACGGTTGTTGAGCCCCAGCCGCTGGGCACCGCGGGTGCTGTGACCTTCGGCCGGGCACAGCTTGGTGCGCCGGTGATCGTCATGAATGGCGACACCTTCGTGGACTGCGACCTCAAGGCGTTTGCCGCCGCGGCGCTGTCCGATCCGGCCCCCGCCTCGCTTGTTGCCGTCGACCAGGAGGATACCTCGAGGTACGGGCGGATCGAGGTGCGGGACGGTCGGCTGGTCGGGTTTCAGGAAAAGCCGGATGGGCGGCCCGGTCTGGTCAACGCCGGCATCTACTTCCTGAAGCAGCCAGCGCTGAAATCCATTCACGAAATCGAATCAGGCTCGATCGAGCGCGACTTCTTCGCACGCCTGCCCAAGCGGACCGTGATGGTGTGGCAAACGCACGGACGATTCATCGATATCGGGACCCCCGATAGCCTGCTCGCCGCGGGCGAAGTTCTCCAGTCTGCCTGTTGATAACACCGGCCCGCATCCGAAGTGCAGGCCCAAGTTGGAGTTGTTGTCGTTGATTATTAGTCGGACACCGTTTCGCATTTCTCTCTTCGGTGGTGGAACGGACTATCCAGAGTGGTACCGGGAGCACGGCGGTGCGGTTTTCGGCACGACCATAGACAAGTATTGCTACATAAGTGCTCGTCGCCTGCCGCCGTTTTTTTCCCACAAGCATCGTTTGGTTTATTCCAAAGTCGAGACCGTCACGGATATCCAGGAGATCCAGCATCCGGCGATCCGCGGCGTGCTCGGGGACCTGGAGATCGACGACGGATTGGAGATCCATCACGACGGCGATCTACCGGCGCGCTCGGGCCTCGGGTCGAGTTCGTCCTTCACCGTCGGTCTGATCAATGCGTTGCGAGCGCTCGAAGGGCGCATGTCGTCCGCCAGGTTTCTGGCGGAACAGGCGATCCGCATCGAGCGAGATGTGCTGAGGGAAAACGTCGGGGCGCAGGATCAGATCTGGGCCGCCTTTGGTGGGATCAACAAAATCGAGTTCTTGTCCGACGGAACATTCACGGTCACACCCACGGTAATGTCGTGCGAACGACGCACCGATCTCCAATCGTGCATGATGTTGTTCTTTACCGGCTTTACCCGCCACGCATCGGAAATCGCCGCAAAGACGATCTCCAACATCCATCAGCGGCAGCATCAGCTGCGGGCCATGCTGAGTATGGTCGACGATGCGGTCGCGGTCCTGCAGAACGAGCACGGCGACGTCCGGGATATCGGTGCCATGCTGCACGACAGCTGGCGTTTGAAGCAGGAACTCGCCGACAATATCTGCCCTGCTTACATCGAAAGCATCTACGAAGCTGGCAAGGCAGCCGGCGCACTTGGAGGCAAGATTTTGGGCGCCGGAGGCGGTGGCTTTATGCTCTTCTTCGTCCCGCCGGAGAAGCAAAAAGGCGTGCGGGAAGCCTTGAAGAAACTGATTAGCGTCAAAATCACGATTGGCAGTTCAGGCAGCACGATCGCTGTTTACGAGCCTGACCTCGGACAGGGCTGATGCGATGAGGCCCGATCCGCGACAAACCGACGTAAAGCGGCCCGAGCTCAGCGCTTTCTTGACTGGGCACTGAGGCTACGCACCGTTCCAGACTCACTCTGTACATTTTTTTTCTTCTTGGATAAGACACTTTTTACAATGTAATTCGGTCTCTTTTTGACCTCGTGAAATATCACATTAATGTACAAGCCGATGAATCCCAGCACGATCAACTGGACGCCGCCGAGAAGCAGCATCGTCGCCAT from Kiloniellales bacterium encodes:
- a CDS encoding SIS domain-containing protein; the encoded protein is MLSRYLKETADNIRAAANADLDGCMERAIGLVADAVRNRRPVLVCGNGGSMADSLHISGELVSRFKVERQGLPVIALGINLAASTAWSNDYSYETQFAREVEAFGTEGSTIIGLSTSGNSSNVIAAFETARQMGMKTIALTGKGGGKLADLADVLLAVPLSDTPRVQEAHVACYHYLCMEVEKAIV
- a CDS encoding radical SAM protein, with protein sequence MPEPLDLILINPGGREKIYQDLGADLTAVEPPLWCRLIGGYVRDRDYSIEILDSEALNLGAEKIAEIVVQKQPRLVGLVVFGHQPSASTQQMVGARDACQAIKQWDAELPVVIVGGHVSALPEKTLREEPVDFACKGEGPVTIVQLLEMLGKPAEQRELTKVAGLVWHDTENDKVVINPPAPLITDLDTDLHGQAWDLLPMELYRAHNWQCFDDLSRRKPYASIYTSLGCPYKCTFCCINAPFDINRYRMRSPQAVIAEIDHLHATYGVKTFKIIDEMFVLNHRHVKAICEGLAAKPYARELNIWAYARVDTVKESMLDLLRSAGIRWLALGIESGSAHVRDGAEKSFAQDEIRDIVRKIQMHDIAVIGNYIFGLPDDDLKSMRETLDLAKELNCEFANFYSAMAYPGSPLYAMAVQHGWELPDSWSGFSQHSYDCKPLPTEKISSVEVLEFRDKAFHEYFRSTRYLEMITQKFGHGVRDHLEIMSRTKLRRKLVEEMAQEAV
- a CDS encoding kinase; the encoded protein is MELLSLIISRTPFRISLFGGGTDYPEWYREHGGAVFGTTIDKYCYISARRLPPFFSHKHRLVYSKVETVTDIQEIQHPAIRGVLGDLEIDDGLEIHHDGDLPARSGLGSSSSFTVGLINALRALEGRMSSARFLAEQAIRIERDVLRENVGAQDQIWAAFGGINKIEFLSDGTFTVTPTVMSCERRTDLQSCMMLFFTGFTRHASEIAAKTISNIHQRQHQLRAMLSMVDDAVAVLQNEHGDVRDIGAMLHDSWRLKQELADNICPAYIESIYEAGKAAGALGGKILGAGGGGFMLFFVPPEKQKGVREALKKLISVKITIGSSGSTIAVYEPDLGQG
- a CDS encoding SDR family oxidoreductase; the protein is MVAKLNVLITGGAGYLGSIMVPEMLMAGHRVTVLDNFMFKQNSLASSCADSNFTVVKGDARSEAVLRPLISKADIVIPLAALVGAPLCRDDEIATVTTNRDAVVMLTRMLSKEQRILIPTTNSGYGIGEAGKYCTEDTPLLPISTYGKTKVEAESAVLDRGNAISFRLATVFGMAPRMRIDLLVNDFVYRAVYDRAVVLFEAHFKRNYVHVRDVARVFLHGIDNFESMKDEPYNVGLSDANLSKLELCERIRKRIPAFQVLEAPIGEDPDKRDYIVSNEKIESTGFKPEHSLDAGIEELIKGYVMIRDSRYGNV
- a CDS encoding thiamine pyrophosphate-dependent dehydrogenase E1 component subunit alpha, with translation METKQGSCEGLAIRLYQMLRYIRRVEEEIARVYPSDDIKSPVHLSIGQEFVTVAVSDVLRADDVCGGSYRGHAVYLARGGSLKRMIAELYGKSGGCAGGKGGSMHLIAADNNVLGASAVVATHIPHTAGVALALKRLGGDRIAVCFFGDGATEEGCFYETVNFASLHGLPVLFVCENNFYAIHEPLSKRWARNALVERMQSFGVKAQRVADGEIFSVREAAAKAVEHVRSGNGPAFLEVHAYRWKEHVGPNEDFAAGYRSRDEADSWIANDQLTWLAGMVPQSQREAIDVAIEEQIREAFDFAENSPFPEPQELMTHVFAE
- a CDS encoding GDP-L-fucose synthase — protein: MAEKLFDLSGKRVWVAGHRGMVGSALVRELETRNCRILTVGRDELDLRRQSDTEAWIDANRPDAIFVSAATVGGILANDTRPADFIHDNLAIVHNIVHGAHLASTGKLMFLGSSCIYPRLAKQPMAEADLLTGPLEPTNQWYAVAKIAGIKLCQAYRRQYGDDFIVVVPTNLFGPGDNCDPAASHVVPAMIRKITEARKSGGPVEIWGTGRPRREFLYVDDAARALIFLMEHYSAEDVINIGAGESVSISELAQLVASEVGYSGGFHYATEKPDGMPRKQLDSTRILELGWRPRVSLREGLRMTIDWLQENAA
- a CDS encoding transketolase C-terminal domain-containing protein → MSSRNSSQRLLRYVDALAEAACQEMAADPSVFVMGLDVDDHKAIQGSTSGLLERFGSERVFTTPLSEDAMTGVAIGAAMAGMRPIHVHIRMDFMMLCMNQLVNIAAKSHYMYGGQVNVPLVVRSMIGKSWGQGAQHSQGLHAMFMHVPGLKVVAPSNAHDAKGCLIAAIRDNNPVMFVEHRLLYFTEAYVPETPYTVEFGEARVITRGDDISIVGVSNMVMEALRARDLLADVGIKAEVIDPISLIPLDVETIADSVRKTGRLLVVDNAWTSCGASAEIVARVCEMLGPEQPLQVHRMGFAPTTCPTTPALERLFYANPATIATAAHKMVRPEEGHWAPPEEACQLAYQAEFKGPF
- a CDS encoding sugar phosphate nucleotidyltransferase; amino-acid sequence: MQARLDEISIAILAGGLGTRLRSLLPDRPKVLAPIGTGLFIDVLLDWLEAQGAKRVVFLLGHRAEQVTSHLSAASRPALTIETVVEPQPLGTAGAVTFGRAQLGAPVIVMNGDTFVDCDLKAFAAAALSDPAPASLVAVDQEDTSRYGRIEVRDGRLVGFQEKPDGRPGLVNAGIYFLKQPALKSIHEIESGSIERDFFARLPKRTVMVWQTHGRFIDIGTPDSLLAAGEVLQSAC
- a CDS encoding DegT/DnrJ/EryC1/StrS family aminotransferase; protein product: MFYDLASSSWGQEEIDAIHRVIDSGFFTMGKCVAQFEQTFAAYFGKAHGVMVNSGSSANLAGVAALTYKKDNPLKRGDEVIVPAISWSTTYHPLQQFGLKLRFLDVELESLNVDVSKLEAALTPKTKAVMAVSILGNPAALDVMRAFCDEHGLYLFEDNCESMDAELGGRKTGTFGEINTFSFFFSHHISTMEGGMVLTDDMELAHLCRSIRAHGWTRDLPDDTPLYERGGDDRFEAYRFILPGYNLRPLEMSGAVGLEQLKKLPGMTAKRRANWALFQELFGGDDRFIIQKENGKSSAFAFTIVLNPGKDIDRRKVFAALTESDIGFRIITGGCFLRHDVLKYYDYDTVGEIENAHIAHDYGFFVGNHPYDLSPQIHRLREVLDAAC